In a single window of the Papaver somniferum cultivar HN1 chromosome 8, ASM357369v1, whole genome shotgun sequence genome:
- the LOC113304688 gene encoding uncharacterized protein LOC113304688: protein MTYYDGKDEVVTPLLIKVKMDREDEDYVTLRSSDNEVEEILKPPLSPRKGVNWCWWFKMGLLGIVIATVAVVFLIWVGPFLLNKEIVPILDWEMRTFSPKVLAALLFASMTLFPALCIPSSPSMWVAGISFGYGYGFLLILAGFSIGMSIPFFIGSLFHHKIQVWLAKWPDKAAIIRLAGEGDWFHQFRAVALLRISPFPFIIFNYASVATGVKYCPYILGSLVGVVPEIFVSIYSGILVASLADATQGHQYLSTSQIIYNAIGFVLTVGATVFITLYAKKTLKKLQDEEETLLR from the exons ATGACATATTATGATGGTAAGGATGAAGTGGTAACACCATTGTTAATAAAAGTGAAAATGGATCGAGAAGATGAAGATTATGTGACGCTGAGAAGTTCTGATAATGAAGTTGAAGAGATTTTGAAACCACCATTATCACCTAGGAAAGGGGTTAATTGGTGTTGGTGGTTCAAGATGGGTTTATTAGGGATTGTTATTGCTACTGTTGCTGTTGTTTTTCTCATCTGGGTTGGACCTTTCCTTCTCAATAAG GAGATTGTTCCAATCCTGGACTGGGAAATGAGAACATTCAGTCCTAAGGTGCTGGCGGCTCTATTGTTTGCTTCTATGACATTATTCCCTGCCCTGTGCATTCCATCTTCCCCTTCTATGTGGGTAGCTGGCATTAGTTTTGGTTATGGATATGGATTTCTGTTAATTCTAGCTGGGTTTAGTATCGGCATGTCAATTCCGTTCTTCATTGGTTCTCTCTTTCATCATAAAATCCAG GTGTGGTTGGCAAAATGGCCAGACAAAGCTGCTATCATAAGATTAGCCGGTGAAGGAGATTGGTTTCATCAATTTCGAGCTGTCGCCTTACTTAGAATTTCACCTTTTCCATTTATCATATTCAATTACGCTTCTGTTGCCACTGGTGTTAAATATTGTCCGTATATACTTGGGTCGCTGGTAGGAGTGGTGCCGGAAATCTTTGTTTCAATCTACAG TGGGATTTTAGTTGCAAGCTTGGCAGATGCCACACAAGGTCACCAGTATCTTTCGACATCTCAAATTATCTACAACGCCATTGGATTCGTTTTAACAGTTGGTGCAACAGTTTTTATCACACTCTATGCAAAGAAGACGCTCAAGAAACtacaagatgaagaagagacgCTGTTAAGATGA
- the LOC113306792 gene encoding probable LRR receptor-like serine/threonine-protein kinase At1g12460, whose translation MRRFKLKVCTFHMILLIFMELCFRSTFSQSEKEILLQFKGNISNDPYNSLNSWGLDRNQCGDYNGVLCNSEGNVEKIVLWNMSLEGVLSPSLSKLKSLRILSLYGNRFTGNIPLEFGEFQNLWKLNLSSNGLVGTIPEFLGTYKNLRLLDLSRNGFTDEIPDNLFTNCLKMKFISLSNNNLTGSIPASMSNCSSLIGFDFSFNDLSGAFPEEICGGILGLVYISLRRNSLVGIVQEQVLKCQNLQLLDLGSNAFDGFVPFDVVSFQNLSYFNASFNQFVGEIPDIGMCSDRMEVFDVSGNGLVGEIPVSISNCRNMRVLDLGFNKLDGRIPVEIGNLKKLSVLRLGDNVIQGTIPDEISSIEFLQVLDLHNLKLSGGISGDLSKCRFLLELDLSSNNLQGEIPQTLNNMTYLTILDLHRNRLNGTIPMSLGELLRLQYLDLSENSLAGPIPPSLGNLTLLTHFNLSSNDLSGSIPLSPIIQKFGSTAYSKNPSLCGVPLDTPCSMTGDGGTTRSRKTRVLSVSAIVAIVAAVVILCGVCIICVMNIRARKRKKDESFALESTPPASTDSNLIIGKLVLFSKSLPSKYEDWEAGTKALLDKDCLIGGGAIGTVYKTNFEGGISIAVKKLETLGRIRNQDEFEQEIGRLGNLHHPNLVAFQGYYWSSTMQLILSEFVSNGNLYQHLHGYIHPGASTSTSTSSGQLNWSRRFQIAVGTARALAYLHHDCKPQVLHLNIKSTNILLDERYEPKLSDYGLLKLLPLLDSYGLAKFHTAVGYVAPELACQSLTFSDKCDVYSFGIILLELVTGKKPVESPAASEVVVLCDYVRGLLEEGSASLCFDRSLQGFVESELIQVMKLGLICTSEMPSRRPSMAEVVQVLETIRSG comes from the exons ATGAGAAGATTCAAGTTAAAGGTGTGTACTTTTCATATGATTCTTCTAATATTCATGGAATTATGTTTTAGATCCACATTTTCTCAATCAGAGAAAGAAATTTTGTTACAATTCAAAGGGAACATTTCAAATGATCCATACAACAGTTTGAATTCATGGGGTTTGGATAGGAATCAATGTGGTGATTACAATGGGGTTCTCTGTAATTCAGAAGGTAATGTAGAGAAGATTGTGTTATGGAATATGAGTTTAGAAGGAGTATTATCACCAAGTTTATCAAAATTGAAATCACTTAGGATTTTATCTTTGTATGGTAATAGATTTACTGGTAATATTCCATTGGAATTTGGTGAGTTTCAGAATCTGTGGAAGCTTAATTTGAGTAGTAATGGTTTAGTTGGAACAATCCCTGAGTTTCTAGGTACATATAAGAATCTTAGGTTATTGGATCTATCAAGGAATGGTTTTACTGATGAAATACCTGATAATTTATTCACAAATTGTCTCAAAATGAAGTTCATTTCGCTTTCGAATAATAATCTAACTGGGTCTATTCCAGCTTCAATGTCTAATTGTTCGAGTCTCATtggatttgattttagttttaatGATTTAAGTGGGGCTTTTCCTGAAGAAATTTGTGGGGGGATTTTGGGTCTTGTGTATATTTCTTTGAGGAGGAATTCATTGGTTGGGATTGTGCAAGAACAGGTTTTGAAGTGTCAAAATTTGCAACTGTTGGATTTAGGGAGTAATGCATTTGATGGGTTTGTTCCATTTGATGTTGTCTCATTTCAGAATTTGAGTTATTTTAATGCATCATTTAATCAATTTGTTGGGGAAATTCCTGATATTGGGATGTGTAGTGACAGAATGGAGGTTTTCGATGTTTCTGGGAATGGGTTAGTAGGGGAGATCCCAGTGAGTATATCAAATTGTAGgaatatgagggttttggatttagGGTTTAACAAGTTGGATGGTAGAATTCCAGTTGAGATTGGAAATTTGAAGAAACTGTCTGTTTTAAGATTGGGTGATAATGTGATTCAAGGAACCATTCCAGATGAGATTAGCAGTATTGAGTTTCTTCAAGTGCTTGACTTGCATAATCTCAAACTTTCTGGTGGTATCTCTGGTGATTTGAGCAAATGCCGGTTTCTTCTCGAATT GGATTTGTCTAGCAACAATTTACAAGGAGAAATACCTCAGACATTGAACAACATGACATACTTGACGATCCTTGATCTACACCGTAATCGTCTTAATGGAACTATACCAATGAGTCTTGGTGAATTGCTTCGACTTCAGTATCTTGATTTGTCAGAGAATTCTTTAGCAGGACCTATTCCGCCTTCACTTGGAAATTTGACTTTGTTAACTCATTTCAATCTCTCATCCAATGATCTGTCTGGTTCAATTCCTCTTAGTCCCATAATTCAGAAATTTGGTTCCACAGCTTACTCCAAGAATCCTTCGTTATGCGGAGTTCCTCTAGATACTCCCTGCTCTATGACTGGTGATGGCGGTACCACGAGGTCCCGAAAAACAAGAGTGTTGAGTGTTTCTGCAATAGTAGCGATTGTAGCTGCTGTAGTTATTCTTTGTGGAGTTTGTATCATATGTGTCATGAACATTAGAGCTCGAAAAAGGAAAAAGGATGAGAGTTTTGCTTTGGAAAGTACTCCACCGGCATCAACAGATTCGAATCTCATCATTGGTAAGTTGGTTCTCTTCAGCAAGAGCTTGCCTTCGAAATATGAAGATTGGGAAGCAGGTACCAAAGCTTTGCTAGATAAAGACTGTTTGATTGGTGGTGGTGCAATAGGGACAGTTTACAAAACCAATTTCGAAGGTGGGATTTCCATTGCAGTGAAGAAACTCGAAACTTTGGGAAGGATTAGAAACCAAGATGAATTTGAACAAGAGATTGGGAGACTGGGTAATCTTCACCATCCAAATTTGGTTGCTTTTCAAGGCTACTATTGGTCGTCTACAATGCAGTTAATTCTATCTGAATTCGTTTCGAACGGAAATCTTTATCAACATCTTCATGGATATATTCATCCCGGTGCTAGTACCAGCACCAGCACTAGCAGTGGACAACTTAACTGGTCTAGAAGGTTTCAGATTGCTGTTGGAACTGCACGAGCGCTTGCTTACCTACACCATGATTGCAAACCACAAGTTCTGCATTTGAACATTAAATCTACCAACATACTTTTAGATGAAAGATATGAACCAAAATTATCAGACTACGGATTGTTGAAATTACTACCGTTGTTAGATAGTTATGGTTTAGCCAAGTTTCATACTGCTGTAGGGTACGTTGCACCAGAGTTAGCTTGTCAAAGTCTGACATTCAGCGACAAGTGTGATGTTTATAGTTTTGGAATAATTTTGTTGGAGCTTGTTACCGGAAAGAAACCTGTGGAGAGTCCGGCAGCAAGCGAGGTGGTGGTTCTTTGTGATTATGTTAGGGGTTTGTTAGAGGAAGGTTCAGCTTCACTTTGTTTCGATCGAAGCTTGCAGGGGTTTGTAGAGAGTGAGTTAATTCAAGTAATGAAGCTGGGATTAATTTGCACTTCTGAAATGCCTTCAAGAAGACCAAGCATGGCTGAAGTTGTTCAGGTACTGGAGACTATTAGATCTGGCTGA
- the LOC113302401 gene encoding uncharacterized protein LOC113302401 — MAEGEFGVTQAGKQVQKVSIPFLWEEKPGTPKKGWKRENVPATAGVPPLKLITSVPFEWEEKPGKPFACFAQSLPAGEEPLEQLECITPPPQQLASPHLPLPPGKLIGFPSPLMHTSMSSPVTIRSKLSNVFRRRGSYRGDNHSEYEDEEESGDEQEMFISSPSLIPNGLMSTVPNFNPFPVDQAKVNANSTSTEEDSEELDENTSTVSETESDLSSYATESTSLIGDSFLDSLFPVYSQDSGVLDKVGQHEKKSCVTFSDQKIIIGFQSKSDNSIVARRTLTLQQLIEMSRKLSCRRKEVQMSKRDIPMEFMKRSLFGCFIA, encoded by the exons ATGGCAGAGGGAGAATTCGGCGTAACCCAAGCAGGGAAACAGGTACAGAAAGTTTCAATACCATTTCTCTGGGAAGAAAAACCAGGGACACCCAAGAAAGGGTGGAAGCGTGAAAATGTACCAGCAACTGCTGGTGTGCCTCCGTTGAAACTCATTACTTCTGTTCCATTTGAGTGGGAAGAAAAACCTGGAAAACCATTCGCATGTTTTGCGCAATCACTGCCCGCTGGTGAGGAACCTTTAGAGCAATTGGAATGCataacaccaccaccacaacaacttGCTTCCCCACATCTCCCGCTTCCACCAGGAAAACTCATTGGTTTTCCTTCCCCTTTGATGCACACTTCGATGTCATCTCCAGTCACGATACGTTCGAAGTTGAGCAATGTTTTCCGGAGGAGAGGAAGTTACAGAGGTGATAATCATAGCGAATATGAAGACGAGGAGGAGAGTGGCGATGAACAAGAGATGTTCATTTCTTCGCCTTCTCTCATACCAAATGGTCTAATGTCAACTGTTCCAAACTTTAATCCATTTCCAGTAGATCAAGCAAAGGTGAATGCAAATTCTACATCGACAGAGGAGGATAGTGAAGAGCTCGATGAGAACACCTCGACAGTTTCCGAAACAGAAAGTGATTTGAGTAGTTATGCAACTGAGAGTACAAGTCTCATTGGAGATTCTTTCCTGGACAGCCTCTTCCCAGTGTATTCACAAGATTCTGGTGTCCTAGACAAGGTTGGCCAGCATGAGAAAAAATCATGTGTTACTTTCTCGGATCAGAAAATCATAATTGGGTTCCAGAGCAAAAGTGATAACAGCATTGTCGCGAGAAGAACACTAACACTTCAACAGTTGATAGAGATGAGCCGCAAGTTAAGTTGCCGGAGGAAAGAAGTTCAGATGAGTAAACGCGACATTCCTATG GAATTCATGAAGAGAAGCTTGTTTGGGTGCTTCATTGCTTGA